From Paenibacillus sp. PL2-23:
GCCAAACGCCGGATGACCACTTCAAGGAATCGCTGCGCAAGCAGGAATATGGCGTGCCGGATCAGGAAAGCTTGGCTGCTCTGGCGGAGAAGCATGGCATTGAGATGCCAGTTGGCAAAGCGGGCTCTGTCCTGTTGTTCGATTGCAACGTGCTGCATGGCTCCTCCAGCAATATTTCGCCGTATCCTCGCAGCAATGTCTTTATGGTATACAACAGTGTGGAAAACAAGCTAAACGATCCATACTCCGGCCAAAAGCCGAGACCTGGCTATATCGCAACACGATAATCTCATGAATCCGGTCTGGATTATCGCCTTAATACTCGGCATTAATATGACATATGTCTCGATATTTACACTGCGGCTCATTCTCGTCATTAAAGGCAAACGATTAGCGGCATCGCTTATTTCCATGGTCGAGGTATTCATCTATTTGATCGGTCTGCAGATCGTGCTGGACAATTTGTCCAGTCCGATCTACATAGCCGCTTATTGTGTCGGCTTCGGACTCGGCGTGTTCCTGGGGAGCAAGATCGAAGAGGCACTGGCGCTGGGCTATTCTGTGGTACAAGTCATTGCCGACACCGTGAATACAAGCCTGCCGGACCAGCTGCGGGCAAGCGGCTATGGGGTGACGGTCTGGCAAGGCGAAGGCCGCAGCGGTCCGCGACTCGTTATGCAGGTGCTGGTGAAACGAAGCGCGGAGAAGCGCTTGCTGGAAGCAATCTCCGCTACCGCTCCGAAGGCGTTCGTCATCTCGCACGAGCCGCGCCACTTCAGGGGCGGGTTCTGGGCCAAGCTGCTGGAGAAATAAGAGTCGCGCTGAAGCTATCTTCCGCAAGCATGCGGAGGATAGCTTTTTTGCCCATCGGCAGATAGAATAAAATAGATCCAATCATCAGAGAGGGGGAGCTTGATGGAGACTCTCGCAGGTCGATTCCAGCAATCCGTCACGCAGCTGAACCGAATGTTTGCTTCTATTATAATAGAGCAGCTGGATACACCGGTGACGATGACTCAGTTGTTCATGCTTCATTGGATCCGGACAAGCGGCAAGTGCCGCCTGACCATGCTGGCAGACAAGCTGGAGGTAAAGCCGAGCGCCGTTACGGTTATGATTGATCGGCTGGAGAAGGCTGAGCTTGTGCGCCGCATACACGACGAATCGGATCGCAGAGTCATCCTCGTCGAGCTTACCGAGCATGGTCAACTCCTCATACAGCGCGCCAAAGAGATCAGGGAAGAGATGATCGGCGCATATCTCAGCCAGCTGGATGAGGGAGAAGCCCGAATCGTAACGGAAGTGCTGGAGAAGATGGTTCGCAGCATGCAGCAGGCTCCTACCCATCCACAACCTTACAATAAGAACACTTGATCGTATTGGGCGATGATGGTAGACTAATGAAAGGATTGGGAAAACTGGGGGGCGGTGAAGTGCATAATGGGTTCGACCGAGATGGAACAGATATTGGCATATATTCAAGACCATATTGAAGATCCGCTGCCGCTTGCGAGGCTAGCCGAGCAGGCGTCGTACAGCCCATATCACTTTACCCGCTTATTCAAGGACAAGATGGGCATCTCGCCTATGTATTACGTCTCTGCTCTTCGGCTGCAGAAGGCGAAGGAGCTGCTGCTTAACAGCTCGCTTAGCATTCGGGACATTGGCATGGAGATTGGCCAGCAGAGCCTTGGCACCTTCACCACCCGATTCACGCAGAAGGTCGGAATGACACCGGCTCAGTTCCGCAACACTGCGGAGAGTGCCGGACAATATTTGTCCCTGCTGCAGGAGCTGAAGGATTGGCGCACATCTGATCTATTAGCCCCGCAGCATGCAACGGTTCGAGGAGCCGTTACAAGCGAATTTGCGTTCGAGGGCGTTGTATTAATCGGCCTGTTCCCTAAGCCTATTCCGGAGGGTCTGCCCCTGTACGGCACATTGCTTGGAGCGTTGGGGGAGTTCGTCATTCCGAATGTGAAGCCGGGCATCTATTATGTGATGGCGACGACGATTTCGTGGGGCACAGAGGCGAAGCGCATGCTGCTTCCACAGACAACGCTGCGTTCGCGCTCGAAGACAGCTATTGTCGTTGGAGCAGGCGAAGAGCTGCCCGCGCTGGATGTCTCGCTGCATCCGCCAAGCCTCATTGATCCGCCTATTCTCATTTCGCTTCCCGTGCTGATGAACCGGTTTCTGGGGCGAGTGATGCCTGAAGCAAGCCGGGGGCCCTAGCATTTTGCATGCTGCAAACAATTTGGTTATTGAGTTGAATGCTATCTAACGATTATAATATAGCGAGTATGAAGTCTAACAGAAAAGGTGT
This genomic window contains:
- a CDS encoding DUF2179 domain-containing protein, translated to MNPVWIIALILGINMTYVSIFTLRLILVIKGKRLAASLISMVEVFIYLIGLQIVLDNLSSPIYIAAYCVGFGLGVFLGSKIEEALALGYSVVQVIADTVNTSLPDQLRASGYGVTVWQGEGRSGPRLVMQVLVKRSAEKRLLEAISATAPKAFVISHEPRHFRGGFWAKLLEK
- a CDS encoding MarR family transcriptional regulator — translated: METLAGRFQQSVTQLNRMFASIIIEQLDTPVTMTQLFMLHWIRTSGKCRLTMLADKLEVKPSAVTVMIDRLEKAELVRRIHDESDRRVILVELTEHGQLLIQRAKEIREEMIGAYLSQLDEGEARIVTEVLEKMVRSMQQAPTHPQPYNKNT
- a CDS encoding helix-turn-helix domain-containing protein, producing MGSTEMEQILAYIQDHIEDPLPLARLAEQASYSPYHFTRLFKDKMGISPMYYVSALRLQKAKELLLNSSLSIRDIGMEIGQQSLGTFTTRFTQKVGMTPAQFRNTAESAGQYLSLLQELKDWRTSDLLAPQHATVRGAVTSEFAFEGVVLIGLFPKPIPEGLPLYGTLLGALGEFVIPNVKPGIYYVMATTISWGTEAKRMLLPQTTLRSRSKTAIVVGAGEELPALDVSLHPPSLIDPPILISLPVLMNRFLGRVMPEASRGP